Proteins encoded within one genomic window of Camelina sativa cultivar DH55 chromosome 19, Cs, whole genome shotgun sequence:
- the LOC104767073 gene encoding uncharacterized protein At4g08330, chloroplastic-like, which yields MALTIYTCKECGSDLNLNPNDLFPPGFYFEAGNKKTLSFAAVDAEKFRFEKEDKIVPFFETLDYWGIHRKRTKIKCSSCNHLIGHIYDDGPPLTGGIGQYGFGPSQVIPRAPRYRFKTKAIQQVSSQT from the coding sequence ATGGCGTTAACGATCTACACATGCAAAGAATGCGGATCAGATCTAAATCTGAACCCTAACGATTTGTTCCCACCGGGTTTCTACTTCGAAgccggaaacaaaaaaacactctCATTCGCCGCCGTCGACGCCGAAAAGTTCCGATTCGAGAAAGAAGATAAGATCGTGCCTTTCTTCGAAACCCTAGATTACTGGGGAATCCATCGCAAACGAACCAAGATCAAGTGCAGTAGTTGCAACCACCTCATCGGCCACATCTACGACGACGGTCCTCCTCTCACTGGCGGTATTGGTCAGTACGGATTCGGTCCTAGTCAAGTCATCCCTCGTGCTCCTCGGTATCGTTTCAAAACCAAAGCCATTCAACAAGTCTCGTCTCAGACTTGA
- the LOC104767074 gene encoding uncharacterized protein LOC104767074, whose amino-acid sequence MNMKKQIMDESEKLCFKRSCMPPPPPPPLPSSPGYGSRQMDGDSITNKQIKKFWRQKQIIEEDHLFSAIKAAARVRARNLSDEDYKRFEESLLDLDMEDPETEDHQGLKDWWTKSKYAYLNQPALGSADSLKRKRFSTYTPNCFSFKPCNPLYATSLNVF is encoded by the exons ATGAATATGAAGAAACAGATCATGGATGAGTCTGAGAAGTTGTGTTTTAAGAGGTCATGTATGCCgccacctcctcctccaccgcttCCTTCATCTCCGGGATATGGATCAAGACAGATGGATGGAGACAGCATAACCAATAAACAGATCAAGAAGTTCTGGAGGCAGAAGCAGATCATTGAAGAGGATCATCTCTTTTCTGCTATTAAGGCTGCAGCTCGTGTCAGAGCTCGTAATCTCTCT GATGAGGACTACAAACGCTTTGAAGAAAGTTTGTTGGACTTGGACATGGAGGACCCGGAAACCGAAGATCATCAGGGATTAAAAGACTG GTGGACAAAGAGCAAATACGCATACTTGAACCAGCCAGCTCTTGGATCTGCTGATTCTCTGAAGAGAAAGAGGTTTTCGACTTATACACCAAACTGTTTCTCTTTCAAGCCTTGCAATCCTCTCTACGCAACTTCGCTCAATGTCTTTTGA